In one window of Eleutherodactylus coqui strain aEleCoq1 chromosome 10, aEleCoq1.hap1, whole genome shotgun sequence DNA:
- the LOC136580813 gene encoding ankyrin repeat and SOCS box protein 12-like isoform X2, with translation MAGFLSPIKELALHRKACTLIRACKEEELRALLSKDEAKKLIRKTSGNVLRRCLKVAMVNKYIGCIEELLKAGANPRILLDSCSVSHLLQRRGNVRLLQLLLQYGASADSCEGVKSSLLLYVAANHGYIDCFRMLLLYGADPDFKCFHYDLEGDTPDDRSVLGMCLKRNFEAPFVELLIQFGANMYLPNIQKALLEVDNDATRLLDREKAHPKSLKSQCRIAIRRRLKQNWFFGAGFKYEQEQIYL, from the exons ATGGCAGGCTTTCTTAGCCCTATAAAGGAGTTGGCGCTGCATCGTAAAGCCTGCACATTAATACGGGCTTGTAAGGAAGAAGAACTACGTGCGTTACTGTCCAAGGATGAAGCCAAGAAACTTATCAGGAAAACCAGTGGGAACGTGCTAAGGCGTTGTCTTAAAGTTGCTATGGTTAACAAATATATTGGATGTATTGAAGAATTGTTAAAAGCTGGAGCCAACCCAAGGATTCTGCTTGATAGTTGCTCTGTGTCACACCTACTTCAACGTCGAGGGAATGTCAGACTCCTCCAGCTGCTGTTGCAGTATGGAGCAAGCGCAGATTCTTGTGAAGGTGTGAAATCATCTCTACTCTTGTACGTTGCAGCAAACCATGGATATATTGATTGCTTTAGAATGTTACTTCTTTATGGGGCTGACCCTGATTTTAAGTGTTTCCACTATGATTTAGAAGGCGATACTCCAGATGATAGATCAGTACTAGGAATGTGTCTTAAAAGGAACTTTGAAGCCCCATTTGTGGAACTTCTCATCCAGTTTGGTGCTAATATGTATTTACCTAATATACAGAAAGCCCTTCTCGAAGTTGATAATGATGCCACAAGACTTCTGGATAGAGAAAAGG CTCATCCGAAATCCCTGAAGTCTCAGTGTCGTATTGCTATAAGAAGGCGGCTGAAACAA AATTGGTTCTTTGGAGCCGGTTTTAAATACGAACAAGAACAAATATATTTGTGA
- the LOC136580813 gene encoding ankyrin repeat and SOCS box protein 12-like isoform X1: MAGFLSPIKELALHRKACTLIRACKEEELRALLSKDEAKKLIRKTSGNVLRRCLKVAMVNKYIGCIEELLKAGANPRILLDSCSVSHLLQRRGNVRLLQLLLQYGASADSCEGVKSSLLLYVAANHGYIDCFRMLLLYGADPDFKCFHYDLEGDTPDDRSVLGMCLKRNFEAPFVELLIQFGANMYLPNIQKALLEVDNDATRLLDREKAHPKSLKSQCRIAIRRRLKQVGKLRLIHQLEIPNELMEYLQYHNEFDDIKKLPRCYDLPCIDTKNWFFGAGFKYEQEQIYL, from the exons ATGGCAGGCTTTCTTAGCCCTATAAAGGAGTTGGCGCTGCATCGTAAAGCCTGCACATTAATACGGGCTTGTAAGGAAGAAGAACTACGTGCGTTACTGTCCAAGGATGAAGCCAAGAAACTTATCAGGAAAACCAGTGGGAACGTGCTAAGGCGTTGTCTTAAAGTTGCTATGGTTAACAAATATATTGGATGTATTGAAGAATTGTTAAAAGCTGGAGCCAACCCAAGGATTCTGCTTGATAGTTGCTCTGTGTCACACCTACTTCAACGTCGAGGGAATGTCAGACTCCTCCAGCTGCTGTTGCAGTATGGAGCAAGCGCAGATTCTTGTGAAGGTGTGAAATCATCTCTACTCTTGTACGTTGCAGCAAACCATGGATATATTGATTGCTTTAGAATGTTACTTCTTTATGGGGCTGACCCTGATTTTAAGTGTTTCCACTATGATTTAGAAGGCGATACTCCAGATGATAGATCAGTACTAGGAATGTGTCTTAAAAGGAACTTTGAAGCCCCATTTGTGGAACTTCTCATCCAGTTTGGTGCTAATATGTATTTACCTAATATACAGAAAGCCCTTCTCGAAGTTGATAATGATGCCACAAGACTTCTGGATAGAGAAAAGG CTCATCCGAAATCCCTGAAGTCTCAGTGTCGTATTGCTATAAGAAGGCGGCTGAAACAAGTGGGGAAGCTTCGTCTCATCCATCAGCTAGAAATCCCTAATGAGCTGATGGAATACTTACAGTACCACAATGAGTTTGATGACATAAAGAAGCTGCCAAGATGTTATGATCTACCTTGTATAGATACCAAG AATTGGTTCTTTGGAGCCGGTTTTAAATACGAACAAGAACAAATATATTTGTGA